GCAACAACACAAACCAAAGCAAGAATATTCATTGTACACTACCAGACATAAAGCATTAAACAGGAGAAGAACATGGGTTTCTCCTAGTTTTTTCATATAATTCTACAACCAGTTTCTTACATAAATTGCCTCTCCATACCATATCATCAATACACAACTAGAACGTTAAGAGGTATTAGATAAGTCAAAAAGAAGCAGAATGGCTACAGGGGATCCATATAGCCGACTTCAACTGAGATTGAAGTGTAGTAGTTGGTTTAAACATAATCCATACGTTTACCAAAACAATTAAATAGGTCAAATGAAGCAGTATGGCAACAGGAGATCCATATAGCCAACTTCAACTGAGATAGACGCCTAGTTGATGGTTTAAAAATAATCCATACATTTACCAAAACACATAAACAGTGCACTACCATACCTTCGCCCGACTCGGccttttgattattatttgcTTTGGGAATTTCTTTCTTGTTATTTGGATAATAGTTCTCATAGTCTGCAAAACCACAATTCAACAAATAAGCATTGAAaacaaagtaaaagaaaaaacaaataaaaacctATACTTTCTCAAATTATTCAATCAATTCTCACTTCTTCTCTTTGGCCATCCACTACAGAAAAACCTCCTGAGCCTAGAACTTGCAAAAACCGAATCGATCTCCGACAAATACGCCTTACCCAAACCCTGCCTTCCACCTCCAATCACCGCCAAATACGTTCTCACAAACCCTAACCCGCCATCAATGCGTGTAATGCACGCGCCGCGCGTTGCCACTTCATCCAACACCACCGACCTCACACCATATCCAACACCCTGAACAAAAcgaaaaaaaatcacaaaattattatttaaaaaaaaattatcacaaaATTCATCAGCAACATTTATACATGTACGGAGAGCTTACTTTGTGAATATTGGAGCGAGAAGCCTTTGATGTCGAGCGGCCAATACGTGAAagcattattttttttggtgattTCCTTAACATGAATTTCCTTTTCAACAATTTCAAATCCTTAGAAATCGACTGTGAAAATTGATCCTTTGAGGAAAATGGATTGTTAATATCgccgaaaaattagcaaaaaatttcaattttgacaGATTtgtaggattttttttttgcatttggAGCTGTAGTTTCGGTCGAAGAATTTGCAGAATCAGAAAAGTTTGGGTAACCGGGAAAACCGGTAAAGGACCGAGTTTGTTGCTAGGTGAATTTACTTAATGGACCTTGGAAGGGAAATTTTGTTTAGTAGGTGTTTAGGGGTAGTTTGGTCATTGGAGTTTCTTCTCTGTGGTTGTAGGATAGGCACAAGTTTGTAATGAGATCCAATGATGAAGCTGGACTCATATGGGCCCAATTTTTTTATCTAATGGGCTAAAAGTTGATGGATCTGAAATGTGGATGCATTTGGGCCCATTTTTGTAGGAAAAGTTACGGATATATATCGTTCGGCAAACTAGTTTAGCAATATGGCCGAAATATATACTTCATagaacatatatattattagtgtatatatgtaatagatatattatatatatagtatatatttatttaatataaaatatacacaaTATATAGATCTTTTACACATTTTATAAGCAGatagttgaattgttcaaaCTCGTAATTATGTCATTTTTTGTATCTATGGGCTACCGTTGATGGATCTTTGAAGGAGGAATATCAATAAATAGTCATTTTTAACAAAATGTCAATTTAACCACCCTTTTAacgtgaaaaaaaaattggacaagaATATCTCCAACAAAATACGGAGCAACTTCAACAAGCGgtgttaaaatataaaggattgACAAGTGGAACGCAAGGAAAAATTCATGACATTTAAAAATTTCTAGAATTTCAATAtcccaaaaataatttattgggTTCAAACCTTTATAAATTTAAAGCCAAgaaattattcatattttttctttcctcTTCATTTCACATGTAACCATTTTCACAAGCTTTCATCCCAATTTAATTGCTAAGATCCCCAATTATACTTTTCTTAGATACATTTTTAATGTATTTGTCAGCTTgaccaaaaataattatatttgttactcaatacattaaaaaaatatacattcATTATGTATGTTAccatttatatataaaatatgtatatatacatttatcgattattattttgatgaacAACTATATAGTGGCAAAATCCTATTTTTTATTGATTCAGGACAAGAGAGTCCATGGATAGGAAAATGTTAAATTCATCTAAATGATATCTCTCTTCCTCATTTCGTTCCCATATAACAATTTTTTACAAGCTTTTCACCCACAATTTATTTTGCTAAAATCACCATATAAATATTTCCCTACAACAATTTATAGTctataaatatcatacatacaataatttactttaaaaaaaCACTAATTATTTGACCAAGAAAATGAAGGAGAAGTTGGTGGGGATGAATAAGAGCAAGATGAAGAATATGAGTTTGTGGGCTTATTAATAGATGGGTTTCGAACCATTAATGGCACCATATCCTCAAGTAACCCTTGTGAGCCCATTTTACCAAAGCCCAATCCCTGTAAGCCCATTTCACTAAAGCCCAATGCTTGTTCAAGGTTAACAATTGGGCCTGGGTTGGTAAATTTTGGGCTTTCATCAACTTCATTTGCATTTTCAGATTCATATATATGGGCTTTAGAATTTGTTAATTTGGGCTTTTTATTGGGCTCATTAAGAAGTTGTGGTGGATCAAGAGTGATAAATGGGTAAGCAAAATGTAGATGAAGGCCTTCATAAGTGATTATGAAAGTGTTGGGCTCATCACTGACCCTCTCAACTTGTTTTTTGGCTCCACACCTTGGATTAGTGCATTTGTAGTAGCTCCTGTTGAAGACAATTGAATAACATCAAAAAacaattcacataattttttttgggaaaaagtGCTTGAATACCCGATTTTGATGTCGTCATTTAATTTTCgtcgaattttctaaaaaataattaaatgtgtaTTCACTTCAGATATACAGTGTCTGAAATAGATTTTGACATAACTTTAAAGTTCAGATAcatgttcaaaatttcatatgGCTGATCGTTGATGTTCAATCATGTTTGTCTCGTCAGATATGATTGAACTTTAGTCATTTTTGCCTTACTTAATGCACATAGTTTGATATTGAGCTATTTTTGCCtaacttcatttatttatttttcaaatttcatgcACGTGAGGCTGAAGTTCAAACATAAATAGTTGAagacaaacaaaaataattgaacTTTAATCATATATGACTGAAGTTGAACCAAAAATTAGTAAAATGAGGCAAAATTATACCTGGGATATGGGCTATTCTTAATAGATTTTTGTCCATATTTTCTCCACTTATAACCATCATCAGCCATTGCATTACCATAAGTCTGTATTCTCAAAGTATATTTAGCCTCCTGAACCTCCTGCTTACTCATCATCATGTCCAACCCTCTTCCCAATCCTAAATTCCTGCATTAATATGAACAAAATTCAATTTCATTGCAAAGGAAACAAGAAGACTAACAAAATATTTGCTCTATCTAGTATacaaaaaagaacaagaaaaagttaaCTAGTCCAAAGAACATAAGTTACATATTTTTTTACACTCATAGTAGGTTAGTTACCATATTTACTAGGTTATCAAGTATAATGTTTATACCACCAAATTATGCGTGGTGGCAGGGGCGAACCcccttcattaaaaaattacactgcatatataagataaattttttaatttatgtgtatatatttaacattgaaccccccgagcataagccaaaggactagctcagtgAAAAATGGGGTTCAATATTTTGGCTTAACTTGTCTCAGCTCGCGGGTTCAAATCCTAATAAGcactttttttttctgattagcgtgtttaattttttttgaacctcCTTCATAAAATTCCTGGTTCAGTGATGGTAAGGACCCCTCCATATATTCTTATCCAGAAGTTTCAGGTTCAGATTCTGGGAAAGAGACACATTTAGTAGGAAAACATATATTATCTCTCAGAGTGAGACTTTCCAATAAGAATATAGATTAGTCTGTCTCCAATGTATATTATAGAGATCGACATTATAAATAACTCGATTGTGTAACTACTTTTTCATACTGACTGTCAatgcataaaatttataaaactaaaacatcaaagaaaattcaaacctAGCATCATGAGATTGAACTCCATTGCTTGTCATGGACAAACCACTCTCTATATCATCATGAATGTTTGGCCCTGTGGAAAGTGAAGAAATTGTGCTCTTTGAAGTTGTTGAGTCATGTTGAGGTGCCAAAAGGATTAATGGTGATTCATCATCAAGAAGTTCTTTTATCAACTCATCTTCATAAGACCATGAGCATTTCTCCATTAGCATTTTCACTATAAtgcctatttaattaatttgctAGATTTTTTTGTTGACAATTATATATAAAGGGGTTTTaaggagttttgaggaaaaAAGTGAAGGGAGAGTGGAGTAGATGAAGGGGAATCAAAGTtcttgatgttttttttttttattttgtattttgccTTGTTCTGTTATAAAGCAATTATTGGTAGTTGATGCTTTATGTGtacatatttataatttaattaaaggGATAAGGTAGGCAGAatctgtttttattttattttataaaaaaaatttctaagtgtCAAATTTACAATACATGGAATATTTTCAATTCCtattaataatataatgaaATGTGTAAAATTCTAATCACAAGAATATAATGTATTaattctatctcattttatgGTTATCTTTTTTAGGACATTAGCTACTTAGGCAGAATTCCAAGAGCCAGCTACTCAGCTAGTGacatttctttttgtttttttaatttttgggtGTCATATCTGCTTTGTAGTTTGATTAATTCAATTACATCAGAAAATTTCATTTTATGTATAAACAACCTCTATAAAGGTGACTCTATTTAACAGCTTGAATACGAAATCTGATCAGATTAAGAATGAaggagtattttttttatccaCTGATATTCTCATGTAGAAATTCTGCTCTAATTCctatttgtaatttttttctttcatttttactGTAAAATACTTAACCTTCTTTGTGGTTTAATCAGctatatgaattataattcCTATCATGTAGCTTAAGCTCATTTCAGTCCAATATTACACAcacataaaaaagtaaaaaaattaaaagtagaaTCAACTGCAAgttctctattttcttttttccctaTTGGTATATAAATCCTTGTGGTAAAAAAGTGGAACTATTGGaagttctttatatatatatatatatatcttcgtAGTTTTTCATTTCACCAGGCCCGTGAAATGTGTTGACTTTCAAAATTCATAtgtatattcattttattttctttcgtaGAAAAATAGTATTTAAATTAATAGAAATTTTGGCACTGCAGTTGAACTACTGTCACAATTGTTTattgaattgaaaaaaaaaaagctgAATAACCTAGTTTTTCTATATTGTATATTTGTCCTACTAGGGTGCTTTGAATAATGTGGACCTACCAATGTGCGTTTGTGGTGGAATGACGGAGATTTCTTCATCCTTAATTAGATGTCTCGAATTCTAgccataaaaatagaaatatacTTGTTTGAAGTGTCGCCCCCATAAATGAACTTTTGTAAAGTATGAATCCAAATTAGTTAAACCCCATTGAGATATCATACACCGagtggaaaaaaagaagaaatagatcTACCAATCTGAGTTGTGGTGTAATAATTGAAATCTCTCCACCCTTAATCAGATGTCTCGAATTCAATccttaaaaatgataaaaaatactTATTTGAAGTGTTGCCCCACAAAAATGAACCCCTGAAAAATGTGAATTCGAATTAGTTAAACTCCATTGAGATATCAGACATcggataataaaaaaaaagtggaCCTAGGCCACCTGAACCATGACTTGTATTCGGTGGATATGTGAACAAGAGTCAACCACTAAAGAAGGATTTTGAAAAGATGCTACTCCTTGTAAtacttaaattaataattagaaaaaaatatttgttcttaatatATATTCCTTTTATCCATTTTAGGAAAGGTTCTCATTTCATGGGCAGTTGAATATTAATGTTAAAATTAACTTATATGACACTAATTGAGGTTAAAGTAGAGGTTCAAAataattgttgttattttttggTGGACTTGGATTTAAAGTTATTGTTTTATGTGATATATAAGCATAGTTAAGTTATTCTTAtcttatcaaaaaatattttttatgattttagttAAATAAATTGTATGTTGGTCAATTTGGGGGAAGAACTCAAAGTTTTGACTATATTCAATGGAGTTTCTTATTCTTCAAAAGTTAAAGCttgaaaatgatgaaatttcaaatttcagATTCGGATGTAAGAGAAATAAGTTTATTTTTAATGACTGCTAATAGTTGtgctcatttttttttttttttgttttaacaTCTCTGTATTAACAGGGGCAGAACTACATCTTAGCAGGAGTGGTCAGATGAACAATCTTCGTCAAAAATTTTTTGCGAGTATATATGTTAAATACTAATTGTTGAACACCCTTGATATAGTAAAGAAAGATAGCTCAATGATAAGGTTCTTCAAAGTTGTCTTATTGGCCTGGGTTTGAGCCTAAACTTAGGcgttttgtttatttatttattttagttttgttttttaactttaaaaagagaacaaaactttcttttattttttttacttattctaAAGTATAAACACCCTTGTCAAAAATTCTGGCTCTGCCACTATCAGTATCCCGTAGTCATCTATGTTGTCTTGATCCATAGATTGGCTACACATGCACTAATTTTTTCTGTACAAATTTGTAACAAGGCGAATATGTCCAACTTTCACTTTGTAACTGAGGTTAGGGTCTATGTCCTTGTTTCTTCTCTTtcgccgagggtctttcggaaacagccgccctatcTTTCAAGGTGGGATTAAGtctacgtacactctaccctccccagaccccacatgatgggattatactggatttgttgttgttgtatatatatatatatataataaattcaagTCATGTCTAACTCTTCCATTATAAGGATGGAATgttgagaaaaaaatttaaaatgtatGTTGGATTAATATTTGTGAAACTATGCCCGACATGAATATATTCAAATTTCCGATCTGCTTATTTAGAAAattgttttcaaaaaaaaaaaaaaacttttgaagaAAGTACTAATTAATTTCTATTCCACTAAACaatttgaaaaacatatttgTCAATTTTAGagcaataatttatttttcgtCATGGTTCCAAAAGTACTTAACTCTAATTAttgacaattttttaattttttatttttcctattCATGCATTGGGATCTTTTAGAAACAGAATAAAACATGTTTAATTGTATTTTatgaacaaaaaatattatcacaCAAATAATGGACATATTGCATACACGTACATTGCAATTCCTTTCATTTTAACCTTTTGGAATATCAATGTGAAAGTGGAAGGGTCAAATTGTTCATTCTTCTTTTAATCTTTGATGATTTGATTAGAATATAATCCATATCTTTGCTACTAAAATTGTTGAGAATCCAATAAAAACAATACATGCACACGTGGCCATATTTTGTTCCTTATAATTTGACACACAAGTATTCTAATTTCCTAATTATgcctttataaaaaaaaattaattcgaATCACCTAGGCAAAGCAATTTAGATTCATATCAGTTAACGTAAGtatttatataatttgattCTCCTAAAATTAACGTTTTCTTATAGAATTACTTAACTAATACATATAACTTGTATCTCAGAAAGTTATTCAACTTTATCTAATAACACAAAAGTCAGACAAATTTATGACAGATATATCTAAGAATTAGTCAACTTTAATACATAACAGAAAAATTACACAATTTATAACAGAAAAATCACACAACTTAAAACCTAATCCATTGTATTTTGGGTAGATAAGATTCCAGAgattttatgatatttcttctaccCTAACTAAATTTACAAGTTAATACATGAGGGTCAAGAGTGGGGGCTTGATTAGTGCTCAATCATAAATAATGCATGTCTATACTTTAATACATTAATTAATCAAGCATAACATTTTAACAAGATAGACCATTCAAATTCAATACTTTTTTTTCACACGACTTTTAAAGTTATAtcaatcaaatttaaattttgaatattaaataACAAACAAtcaaatcaatattttattcaaattttttgGTTATGTGTATGAGTCAACTCCATATGAATCCAACATGGTGGTTTGCTTCAAAGTCAGGTAAAACTTTGTTTCTATATGGGTTGACGTTTATTTTCAGTGTCCCCATGATGATGATTCTTTGCCCTATTAATGTgggagtagttttttttttttttttttttttttttgggggggggggggggatagtGACTTGTTTGTATGTGTTTTTAAAGAGAgacaaaatatgggttgagtgaACATGAAAGGTGGAGctgttaaaaaataataatgccaaaaaaaaatgtattgtCATTTTTTCTATTAGCAAAATTCCAATTAGCCCGTGACCAAATCTTGGTGGAATTTTTCACAAAAGTCAACCCTTTTTTGGCCattaatttgatttttggtCATAATATATAGTATGATGGGAACCAATCAAGCTCGAAGGGTCAGTGTTTTTGCTTTGTTTAGTAATATTCAACCTTCAAAGAATTGATTGCACAACAAATCTAGTTTCTTCTAGTAAATTGAGAAGAAAAAATGGattgggtggggtggggtgggggggggggagtaAATTTAGTTAATTACTTGGGGCTATGTATGTTAAAATGTCAAAATGGCCATATttgttttttattaatattaaaataattgaatcaaGATATATTAACATTTACATGATTGAATTTGGATATAAAGATATTGTCTTAATATctgaatatttaaaaataaaataatttattttcttcatatcTAAATGTACAAAACTtgtctttattttaaaaataatatagaatttaaataaaatatcaaatttatctAATATTATACCGTCAAAAtactattttaataaaaatttatatggcGGTTGATGATTGTAACAGCTAACGTGTGAATTTTGTCGATTAGGGATGGTATTGTAATTAGACGGGATATAGCACAACTTTATAGTATTGAGAACGTGATTCTAGAGTGGAAGAAGTGGAAGTCGCATATTAGGATAGGAGGTTAGTAAGATAGAGTGTTGTCTTGCCTTGCCTTGCGAAGGTTTAGGTTTGTTAGTGTCTGTTGTAGTACTAATTGTACCCTTGTAGTTCTTGtcatatattatttattgtattttaagtatcacactattttgatgttgttattgtttcaaGTAGACTTTACACTGTTTTCTTCTTGACTACTAtgttttcttcattattttcttcttcttttaattaAGTTTGATGCACTTGAATCGAGAGTTTTTCAAAAACAACATCTCTTACctctacaaaataataataaaatttacatacaCTTTATCCAACCAGACCCGATTTATAGGCAACTTTTGCGCAAATCACCGTCAATTGCAACGGCCCATAATCGAAAAAATAAAGCTTACTGATAAAGAGGCCCAGGCTATACAAGTATAGTACTATACCATGGTCCATTGGATATCATGTTTGCTAGTTTAGGCACAGTGCACAATTTAGAGTGTGAAAGAAAGCAAAAACTTTCCTTATAGCCTCCTCGATTTACGTGTCTCCAGACGATACACCAATAAGAGGGATTTCACTTGACACGACTTTATAAATTTACTCTGAATATAGTGTAGCAATACCAAAATTTTGCAATGCTCATGAATGACATGATAGACACTTGACTCTTAACCCGCACTGAGCGAATCCAAACATATGCAATTGAACCCTATATTAAACTCCGAAAATTATCAATGATAACCTTGAAGATgaataattttgaacttttgaaACCCCCTCCGCTCGATTGCTTCATTTGCAAACCTTCAAAGTCACgttaaatttgaagttttgcTCATAGAATAAGCAAAGATCAAAAGTTCAAAACCATCCAATTTCAATGTGATTCTTATAAATCACACATCTAAGACATTTGGCCCGTTTCATAGAAGTAATGAAATATGCATATCAACCAAGTTTCCTTTCATTCTTATTATGCGGAATAACATAATGACAATAGGCATCTATATAAACGGTTTGTTTTTTAGTAATGACAAGGAAAATCCGTAGCCGCTATTCTTTGGATGCACATAGGGTAAAAAAAAACCGCtcctatgcaatagctcgcTAAACACACAAGAGAGGTAACCCGCACTATGCAAGTTCGATGAGACGAACTCGATTAAGAAGACAAACCCCTTGCTTTCGCAGGCAAGGGTATTCaaacttgagacctccaacatgGAAGTCTCATGCCCAAACCAATGGGCTACCCCGAAGGGTAAAAAACGTATGTTTtaatttggttttaactaaCATTTATGCCCTTCAATTTTGAATGTACACAAGTaggcacttaaacttgtataaaattgaacaagtagatacACACATCCTACATGTCATGATATGCATCGTGCACAACATAATACTAATTAGTTTGAGTATACATAATTGTTAAATTtcatacaagtttaagtgtctatttGGACACATCCAAAATTAAAGAACATAAATGTTAGCAAAACATAACTATTTGAAAGATCAAGAACAAGATCTCAACAAAAATGTCACTGCTTTCAGGTTTAGCACAACTCTTTCCAATTGTACTTCCAATTTTTAAACAAAGTTACTGtacccaaaatttcattgatcaTGTACAAAGACAACAATGATGACATATCCAGTATAGTCTCATAAGTAAAATCTGAAGAGAATGGTGCTAGTCTCATAAATAAAATCTGAAGAGAATGAAGCGTATGCAAACCTTACTCCCTACCTTCGTGGGGACAATGTACACAGACACCCATGTATTTCAGTCCCTTCTTTCATGCTGGTGTTTTGCATTCACCAATCAGGGATATGGTTTGTCTTTTGTCCAAGGTGGCTGACTTATTTCACATTATTGCAGAAGAATATATCTAGAACTATTTTGTGTGAGTAAAATGATAGAAGCAGAACAAATTGAATATGGAAAACTATCCTTTTCTTCAATACAAGTAGCAAATAGTGTATTCCAcactatataaatatacaacatTTAGTTTGTCAACAAGAATAACAATGAGTTTTTTGTATTACATGTAAAATGATACAAC
This DNA window, taken from Solanum dulcamara chromosome 3, daSolDulc1.2, whole genome shotgun sequence, encodes the following:
- the LOC129881479 gene encoding probable WRKY transcription factor 49, whose translation is MLMEKCSWSYEDELIKELLDDESPLILLAPQHDSTTSKSTISSLSTGPNIHDDIESGLSMTSNGVQSHDARNLGLGRGLDMMMSKQEVQEAKYTLRIQTYGNAMADDGYKWRKYGQKSIKNSPYPRSYYKCTNPRCGAKKQVERVSDEPNTFIITYEGLHLHFAYPFITLDPPQLLNEPNKKPKLTNSKAHIYESENANEVDESPKFTNPGPIVNLEQALGFSEMGLQGLGFGKMGSQGLLEDMVPLMVRNPSINKPTNSYSSSCSYSSPPTSPSFSWSNN